The Lycium barbarum isolate Lr01 chromosome 12, ASM1917538v2, whole genome shotgun sequence genome includes a region encoding these proteins:
- the LOC132622719 gene encoding probable 2-oxoglutarate-dependent dioxygenase At3g50210: protein MATDFKSIPLIDISPLLEKWDHPNIAQDEGVAQVVKQLDQACREAGFFYVKGHGIPVYLMKEVKSITREYFHQPYEEKIKIKLSAATGYRGYQRVGENITKGIPDIHEAIDCYREVKHGMYGDLGDIMQGSNIWPSNPPNFKPLMEEYIDRCTDLSRKIMRGIALALGGSADLMEGEIGGDPFWVLRIIGYPAASISNGHDKAENDVGCGAHTDYGLLTLVNQDEDIVALQVRNKSGEWISAPPIPGTFVCNIGDMLKILSNGIYESTLHRVINKSPKYRVCVAYFYEPNFDAAIEPLDMCLQKTGGTKNFEGAVYGKHLVSKVTTNFVM from the exons ATGGCTACGGATTTCAAGTCTATCCCTCTAATAG ATATAAGTCCTCTTTTGGAGAAATGGGATCATCCAAATATAGCTCAAGATGAAGGTGTAGCTCAAGTTGTTAAACAATTAGATCAGGCTTGTAGAGAAGCTGGATTCTTTTATGTG AAGGGCCATGGTATCCCTGTTTACCTTATGAAAGAGGTTAAAAGCATAACACGCGAATATTTTCATCAACCCTATGAGGAAAAAATCAAGATCAAACTTTCTGCAGCAACAGGATACAG AGGATATCAAAGAGTTGGAGAGAATATAACCAAAGGCATACCTGATATACATGAAGCTATTGAT TGCTATAGAGAAGTGAAACATGGGATGTATGGAGATCTTGGTGACATTATGCAAGGATCCAACATATG GCCAAGTAATCCTCCTAATTTCAAGCCGTTAATGGAGGAGTATATTGACCGCTGCACAG ATCTATCACGAAAGATAATGAGGGGAATTGCTCTAGCGTTGGGTGGATCTGCAGATTTAATGGAAGGTGAGATAGGTGGCGATCCATTTTGGGTCTTGCGAATAATTGGCTACCCTGCTGCCTCCATTTCAAATGGACACGATAAGGCTGAGAATGATGTTGGATG TGGTGCCCATACAGATTATG GGCTATTGACATTAGTCAACCAGGATGAAGATATTGTTGCCCTTCAG GTGAGAAACAAATCGGGCGAGTGGATATCAGCACCACCTATCCCTGGCACATTTGTGTGCAACATAGGAGATATGTTGAAG ATCTTATCAAACGGAATTTATGAATCAACGTTGCACCGGGTCATCAATAAGTCTCCCAAATATCGTGTTTGCGTGGCCTACTTTTATGAG CCCAACTTCGATGCTGCAATAGAGCCTCTGGATATGTGTTTACAGAAGACCGGTGGCACCAAGAATTTTGAAGGAGCTGTTTATGGGAAGCATTTGGTCAGCAAAGTCACCACCAATTTTGTTATGTAG
- the LOC132623863 gene encoding protein IRX15-LIKE-like → MKNTLGSNTKLILLHPYIQKQGSSNRFWALAFVSFLTLAFLLTLIYTRENKITSSVAVTSTITSSTTPPLSKAVARALVHYASNSNNTEHMSYTDIKHIADVLQKCSQPCNLLVFGLTHETLLWKALNHNGRTVFIDENRYYAAYIEEKYPEIEAYDVQYTTKLSEMKELIAGVKEQVRNECKPVQNLLFSECKLGLNDLPNQFYEVDWDVILVDGPRGYWPEAPGRMAAIFTASVLARSKKGGNPKTHIFVHDFNQQVDKITSDEFLCKENLVKSKDMLGHFVLERMDANSFQFCRNHNSTTANSSS, encoded by the coding sequence atgaAGAATACTCTTGGAAGTAACACAAAGTTAATACTCCTTCACCCTTATATCCAAAAACAGGGGAGTTCAAATCGTTTTTGGGCTTTGGCTTTTGTTTCATTCTTGACACTTGCTTTTCTTCTTACTTTGATTTATACAAGAGAAAATAAAATCACCAGTTCTGTTGCTGTTACGTCCACAATTACTAGTTCAACTACCCCACCATTGTCAAAGGCTGTGGCTAGGGCCCTTGTCCATTATGCATCAAATTCCAACAATACAGAACACATGTCTTACACAGATATCAAACATATTGCTGATGTTCTCCAAAAATGCTCTCAACCTTGCAATTTACTTGTTTTTGGACTTACTCACGAGACCCTTCTCTGGAAAGCCTTGAATCACAATGGCAGAACGGTTTTCATCGACGAAAATCGATATTATGCTGCTTATATTGAGGAAAAATATCCAGAAATTGAAGCTTATGACGTGCAGTACACAACTAAGTTGAGTGAAATGAAGGAATTGATTGCAGGAGTTAAAGAACAAGTGCGAAATGAGTGCAAGCCAGTACAGAATTTATTGTTTTCGGAGTGCAAACTTGGGCTCAACGACTTGCCAAATCAATTTTATGAAGTGGATTGGGATGTTATTTTGGTTGATGGGCCAAGAGGGTATTGGCCTGAGGCACCAGGCCGAATGGCAGCTATTTTTACTGCTAGTGTTTTGGCGCGGAGCAAGAAAGGAGGAAATCCAAAGACGCATATTTTTGTGCATGATTTTAATCAACAAGTGGATAAAATTACAAGCGATGAGTTCTTATGCAAAGAGAATTTGGTGAAGTCGAAGGATATGTTGGGGCATTTTGTGTTGGAAAGAATGGATGCAAACAGCTTTCAATTCTGTCGCAACCATAACTCGACAACAGCAAACTCCTCTTCTTAG